The Brassica napus cultivar Da-Ae chromosome C7, Da-Ae, whole genome shotgun sequence genomic interval TGTAAGTGTATTTATAATCgtgtttatattatttattaatctaattaaaaaaaaattattgatcattctattaataataaaaaatagtacactttataattatttttattataatttttttatctatcttTCTATTtgaaaaaacataagaaaattaattcaTATGCACAATATCTAACTTTACTTCTATTtgaaaaaacataagaaaattaatgCATATGCACAATATCTAGCTTTACGTTGTATTTACCATTTTTTTACAATGAAAGTAagagtattatatatttttgtgaatatATGTATTTGAAATACTCATACTGAAGTCGCTTAAATGCATATGTgttagtattttatttatagttcaatcattataaatatttttatgaaatttaaatagtaattttattttagatataagaaaaagagaaataaatatatacaactTTAAActaatgttaaataattttttacctTTTGAAACAAACAAGCTTTaagcttctttctttttttgatttgtTAGCATTCCGCTTAACTCAGCCACAtggttatatattataattatgtaTTAATTAATGGCGTGATTACGATGTTTTATTAGTTCACATCATATCTCATAAACTTagataacatattttccaattgACGAATGTATAATGCATATTTTTCATATCTTTATTTTCTGTTGTCGAGAGCCTGAGACTATACTCTAAtgtcaaaattatttgtaaatattatttgaattttcaactaatttattttaatttttagcctttttgattttttttatgttgtcatatatattaataacattctgtttcaaatatttttcatttgataGAACTCGTGTGAgatctttattttaatttttagcctttttgattttttttatgttgtcatatatattaataacattatgtttcaaatatctTTCATTGATAGAACTCGTGTGAgatcatttttagttttatatgttATGTTAATTGCTTTAATAAAGTTTCATAACTATATGTCCTATAAATTTTATCGGTGAATTACACTAAATACTTATGAAAAGTCACCATATAGTttgcataatttttaataaccatattttaaaaaaaaacttatttattatagaatatttagagttttttcttaaaaacatatttgataagtttaatgaatatttttataatgatttttttaaaaacatatatgtcaaaatttattaaattttaattgttgGTTACTAAATAActatgtttattcatttattgataaaaacagcttgagaacaaataaataaatgatttgaaaaaaatatagataaacgACATGTTTTACAATATATTTCttacataattaaattattgttaCCATCACTTATTTCTAACAGAGCTTTGTAACTTATtgtaaactaaataataaattgGCTCGGTAAAAAAAGAATCACAATTAACCATTATTTTTTTAGGAAACtcatataacatattataaatttataatattttatagctgagaccaatataaataaaaaacaaatactaaattTCTGTTTacctttatatttatttgatcaTATTAAGTATTatgatattaattatttattttattttgatttataagcTATATGTATGTTTTGACATATTTTAAGACATAATTTGATAATTTCTGACTTTAATTAATGAAGAGTTAGCATATACTCCctttgtttcattataagtgtcgttttaggtttcggcacacggattaagaaaacaattaattttgtacatttcctataaaaaaacactattacctatacacctaaacatatttcaaccaatagaaaaataaattttgcataaaattaataaattttgcattgaaaatcgaaaacgacacttattttgtaatgaaaaaattctctaaaacgacacttaatatgaaacggagggagtatatatcaAGTAcgcattttttttaattttcgttttgttttgttttttttttagaaaatttaagatttataagaATATTAACTTAAGATGCtgactttaaatatttttattagtattttCAGTTATTTCTGATTTTTAAAGTATATAGTCCATATCGTATTAAAGGTTGCATgcataattagatttttttctcgtcaatctcttattatattaattagCTATAAATATCAATCTATCCTTAAAGATactttttacaaattttaatttatctttttatagttttgtgttgatttttatttattgttacatacgtgattatttataaaaaaaatttaaaatttttatttattttatttatttttattttatttttattttatttaataatataatgtttgtttaatttcaaatatatacttattttatatatcaaattaattatttttaataaaataatctttttatttattttatcaaattgaaatgctgatttttatattattataatgatatttataaattctatgtgaacacttaaataatatatattctcaattttgaaatcatatgttatttagattcatatgtaatgaaaaagtgatttacatttattttgcctttattatttgaaatctttatatttttaagattatttttgtacttaattttatgttgatcttccaaacatttattttttataataaactgattcttttagttatttgacaattttgtttactaaatttattattgatatttttttgaaagaaatagcttccattttgaaatcatattttgtttgattcatatgtaatgaaaagtgttttagattcatattgtttttattatttgaaattcttgtattctttaagatttttatttttagttaattttatgtTGGTCTTTCCAaggtttactttatatatcaaattgattCCTTTATTAATTTTGCCTTTTCACTAAATTGAATagtagtttcctttttattttgaaataatttttttttgaaaatcttgaaatttttaaaataataattaaaatggtaatttgacatattttggtgctttaaaataatatgtggatattctcaatgatttattgcatcaaattacatataatacatatttttgttgaatattttcAGCAGTGtataacctaaattttgtaaatcatgtgttttagatttatatacttataattgtttgaaagtattgcatatttaaattaactattatatttgattgttatttttatgttaatttcgaaactttcttttatatagtatagatttgtacatgatgtttttaattttataagtttaacttatttgataattatttatattttattttgaaataaaaaatttcgtaatattaacatttttagaaataccaaattaaaaaaatgatttgatatatttttggtgctttaaaataatatgtgaacattctcaatgatttataacatcaacttatatatatatatatatatatatatatatatatatatatatatatatatatatattttattcaacattttacagactcatatatagtatatgttattttgaatattttcaatagtatataacttaaactttgaaaatcatgagtttaaatttagatttatattgttatacttgtttgaaagtcttgtatttttaaattaattattcttttcgttatttatttgttaattttcgaaaaatattaaacattatgttaacttaatataatatttatatttttgtaaatttactttatttgatattgatttatattttagtttgaaataaacaattttttggtaatattaacatttttaaaaatagtaaacttaaataatgatttacCTTTTAAGTTTAAATGAGAAACATGAATAATCAAATGAATTGTCAGAATGTTATATATGGTAGAGTCCCAACATCaattacaaaacaaacaaaccgaAAGTTTAGACAATTATTTATAATCAGATAAATTCTTTATTTATAAGAAagtttcatgtttttgtttttgttactttaactattttaacATTAACTTAccattttattttggtataaaatATACTTTAGATTTATTATACCTAAgaagacatttttttttactattttgcttttgatttttcattttaCTCTAGTAGTTTCCATTTGTTAAATAAGTTCTCAAATGTAAATATGTATTCTgttagtttaatttatattgtatatgCAATACTAATTTCGtaataaagatatttttttttgaaaatattaacatatttttaaaaatggtaaattgtcatattttgattggttgtttgtataagaaagttttattttatttttgttaattttaactatttaacaTTTATTTACCATTCTATTTTcgtattaaatatatttgagatttattgtaaataaaaatatgaaatttttttttaatattactatttttcatttgattttcCGTTCTATAGTAGTTGCCATTTTTTATGTAAGTTGtccaatttaatatttattttgttagtttaatttatatagtataaaatGTACTTTATACATAATAAgacattaagttttttttgttaatatcactattttgcttttgatttttcattttaCTATAGTAGTTTCATTTGTCAAATGTTAATATTTCTTCtattagtttaatttatattgtatatgcaattattatagattttttttataatattaacatatttttagaaatattatattttgattggttGTTTGTATCGTGACACAAAAAAAGATTGGTTGTTTGTATAAGAAAGtttcatgttttgtttttttttgttacttttaaCTGTTTTAACATTAATTTACTATTCAATTttggtataaaatatttttagatttattgtacattaaaaaaatgtaagttgtttgttaatattaatattttttgattttccaTTCTACTATAGTAGTTGCCATTTGTTAAGTAAGTTgtcaattttaatatttattttgttagtttaatttatattacatATGTACATActaatttcgtttttattaaatatgtaattttggaaatattaacatatttttttaaatgatgatttGGCATAATGTTGATTTGTCAAAATAGCAAACtaaaatgtaatttaaattCTTTTAGAAATAGCAAATTAAAATGTTGATTTGTGATATTTTGATTGACGGTTTAACATCCTACGTGTACTCTCTCAATTACTTATAGCTTCAATGTtcatatagtatagattttataAACTTCCTAAAGAGAGGTAGGTAATCAATATGAGGGTAGTGGTCACTATTAATATCACCATTGAAGTAGAGTAAAGATAAGAAATTggaaacaaatgtttttttcatgTGTGAAGAGACATCGATATTTTAGAAATCGGAAAGTtcaactttattttatatgtagttcgtaaccaaaaaaatataaacgcATAATAAGCTAATGACTGATGTGAACAAAATCAGAAATCTGATTGGTGTGAATAAAATTGCTGATGTAGCATATTTCAATTATGGCCTTCAAAATAAGCCATTTTATATTGTATagatttgtgtgtgttttggttttcaatttttatttcatgGAGATATAGTTTTTGAACTTTAAACTTGTGCATAAAGACTGATATAAAACTTTCAAACGGTGGAGCATTAGTATGAAAAGTTATATGTCAGCCCTCACTACTACTctcagtttaaaatttaaatagaattttttttttaataacaacaGTTTAAATAGATTTTGTACAATCGAAGCGTTTTTCAACTACTTGCATTACTAATAATAAATgcactaataataataaaaagttaaaaacccaAATAAATTAGGgcggcaaaaaaaaaagaaccctCACCAGTATAAAAATCCGCGCCACGGGAGGGAGAAGAACCCAAAGTGTCGACCTTTGCGATTCTCTTTTCATCAAATTCAATGCCTTTCTGGGGTTGGTTCAATcgtttctataatttttatttctcaaaaacaaatattatcaacAAATAATCGATGATTCGTGTGTGTGTTTGCAGGAGTTGAAGTGAAGCCAGGAAAGCCTTTCACTCTCAAGGCTAATACTAATGATTCAAAAAGACTTCACCTTTCCCAGGTCTTTTTACTTTCTGATTTCGCAATTTATGTCCCCTTTTATTTCATCTGTTTGGTTAAAATCTTCCGGGCCACATTGGGGATGACGAGTAATAGTGGAACAACAAGCAGAAGCATTCTTCAGTGTAACGCTGGGAACAAAAGTCCACTCTTCTTATGTGTCCTGTCTCCTGAAAAGGTTGACACTTGCCAACTCAATATCGAGTTTCAAGAAGCTGAGGATGTTATCTTCTCTGTAATCGGTCCGAGGAGTGTTCACCTCACTGGCTACTTCCTCGCAAGGAATGGCACCGGCGGTTTAAGTCTAAATGATGAAGATTCGTATCCTTTCTCTTAGATTATTATTATGGagttattattgttatttgtgTATTTGTATCATCTTGACTTGAGTTGGAAAACAAGGGAGTCATTTGGAGAAGACATTGTTGACACAGACGTGGAGAAAGGTAGCAGTGATGATTATGACTATAGTGATAGTTTcattaatgatgatgatgatgatgatgatgatcaatcTGCCCGCGCTTCTGACGATGATGAGTGTATGTTTTTCACTAAACTTGAACTGTTGGCTGTAATCATCAGAGTTACTACTTGTACACTTGAGATTACTTATTGTGCTTGAAATGTTCTTTTTCTTTGCCTCTAGTATCATTGGTCTTTGTAAGTTAATTGCAAATTTAGTTAAGCTTGATTCTCTCTACCGGcgtcttttcatggtacatataTAATACTTGTGTTTATCTGAAATTAGTTTTAGGGTATTGATCCTTTTTTCAGTGTTTGTTAAGGAGAGGGTAGCTAAAACAAAGGCTAAGAAGAAAAGTAAAAGACTGAGGAAGAAGTTTCCAGTCTCTGATTCAGATTCTGATGCCAATGAGGACTCCGTAGAAATACTTAGCAACGATAATGATCACAAGATCCCAAAGGTCCTTTCTTCAGAGGTTCCTTTTCCTTCAAAGGTTACATGTTCGACTTTGGAGAATACATCAGAAGCAATGGAGAAGAAGTAAGGAAGCTTCACGCACTACAGACCGGTGTTATTTATTAGTTAGTATCAATGTATCATCCTTTGAAGCTTTGAAACCATTTGTTACCTAATCTGTGTCAGGGAGGATAAACTATCTGGTGACGTTGATGAACTTTCTCCCCTTAAGAAAGGCTCTGAAGTGcttccgaagaagaagaagaagagaaacaaggAATCAGTTGTTATTAACACAGACGAAGCAGAAGAAAAAGATATGCCAGGGACTGACAAGTAAGTGTTGTAAAATACAGCTGATTTGATTATGTTACTTTCTTCATATTCATGATTAAATCAACATTCGCACATGACAGAGCAATAGAATCATCAACTGATGTAACTCtatcaaagaaaaagagaaagaaagagaggagagaggagactACAGGGAGGAAGAAACAAGCTACCGAAAAGTGAGCCATATCTTACATATAGTAGTAGTATTTAGGTAGAAATTTcagttgaatatatatatatatatatggtggtGATCCTGAGACAAGCTTCTGCTAAAAAAGTTGTCTCTTTGTTTAATAGATTTGTCCAAtaagatattttatttctatGATGCATAGGAACATAAAGAAAGAAGCTAGTGTTAAGAAACTACCAGAATCAGAGATTTCTCCAAATAAGGTGGCAACTGAAGAGATTGAAAAAGGAAAGTTAGATGGTAAAGTAGCTGTACAAGGGAAAAAGGTGAGTATTTTTTAACATCTATATCATATGCAATATGGATGATGTCTCAAGTCTGGTTTGGCTGTTTCAGGTGAGCATACTCTATACTGGGAAGTTAAAAGACAGTGGGAAAGTGTTTGAATCAAACTTGGAAGAAGGTCCACTAAGATTTCgcttaattaaaaatatctttgataATTGTCAATGTGTTATAAATCCATgatatggatatgtggattgccattaaccatcaaggaggtttacatccgTCCAGACTATCCAGTCCGTCTACACCCGTCTCCGGTTCGTCTCATCCGTccaagactagt includes:
- the LOC106429892 gene encoding peptidyl-prolyl cis-trans isomerase FKBP43-like, whose protein sequence is MEKKEDKLSGDVDELSPLKKGSEVLPKKKKKRNKESVVINTDEAEEKDMPGTDKAIESSTDVTLSKKKRKKERREETTGRKKQATEKNIKKEASVKKLPESEISPNKVATEEIEKGKLDGKVAVQGKKVSILYTGKLKDSGKVFESNLEEGPLRFRLIKNIFDNCQCVINP